In Vitis vinifera cultivar Pinot Noir 40024 chromosome 17, ASM3070453v1, one genomic interval encodes:
- the LOC100253651 gene encoding flavin-containing monooxygenase FMO GS-OX-like 9, translated as MVSERNQSKHVCVIGAGPSGLVAARELRKEGHSVVVIEQNHDIGGQWLYEPKVEGEEALGKSTFLKVHSSIYDSLRLFSPREIMGFSDFPFVVKKGRDMRRFPGHRELLLYLQDFCEWFGLREMIRFKTRVEYVGMLDSDQVGRDLKWVVKSRDMESEKVVEEVFDAVVVATGHYSKPRLPSIKGMDVWKRNQMHSHIYRDPEPFRKEVVVVVGNSLSGQDISMELVDVAKEIHLSAKSLEISEGLAKVISKHDSLHLHLEIESLHEDGRVVFVDGSWVMADTIIYCTGYSYAFPFLDTKGIVGVDDDRVGPLYEHTFPPSLAPSLSFVGIPRKLIGFPFFESQAIWIAQLLSGKRTLPSFHDMMQSIKDFYHSREIAGVPKHNTHDLANFEYCDKYGDNVGFPHLEEWRKELCISAIVKAEVDLEGYRDAWDDVELLQVALQSPHFTQFPRST; from the exons ATGGTTTCAGAGAGGAACCAATCTAAGCACGTATGCGTGATCGGGGCGGGGCCATCGGGGCTGGTGGCGGCCAGGGAGCTAAGAAAAGAGGGCCACAGTGTGGTGGTGATAGAGCAAAACCATGATATTGGAGGGCAGTGGCTGTATGAACCCAAAGTGGAGGGTGAGGAGGCTTTAGGGAAGAGTACATTTTTAAAGGTCCATAGCAGCATCTATGACTCTCTGAGGCTGTTTTCTCCTAGAGAAATCATGGGGTTCAGTGATTTTCCATTTGTTGTAAAGAAAGGTAGGGACATGAGGAGATTTCCAGGGCACAGGGAGCTTCTCTTGTACCTGCAAGACTTTTGTGAATGGTTTGGGCTCAGGGAGATGATAAGGTTCAAAACTAGAGTAGAGTATGTGGGGATGTTGGATTCTGATCAAGTTGGCAGAGATTTGAAGTGGGTTGTGAAAAGCAGGGACATGGAGTCTGAAAAGGTGGTGGAGGAGGTGTTTGACGCAGTGGTTGTGGCAACGGGCCACTACTCCAAGCCTAGGTTGCCTTCCATTAAAG gaATGGATGTCTGGAAAAGGAACCAAATGCATAGCCACATCTACAGGGATCCTGAGCCATTCCGCAAAGAG GTGGTGGTGGTTGTTGGAAATTCATTGAGTGGACAAGACATCTCTATGGAACTTGTGGATGTGGCCAAAGAAATCCATTTAAGTGCCAAATCTCTTGAAATTTCGGAGGGTCTAGCTAAAGTCATTTCCAAACACGACAGCTTGCACCTGCATCTAGAG ATTGAATCCCTTCATGAAGATGGACGAGTGGTATTTGTAGATGGGTCTTGGGTCATGGCAGACACCATCATATACTGCACCGG GTATTCATATGCCTTCCCATTTCTTGACACCAAAGGAATAGTAGGAGTGGATGATGACAGAGTAGGCCCATTGTATGAGCACACCTTCCCTCCATCCCTCGCACCCTCTCTATCTTTTGTGGGCATTCCcagaaag CTCATAGGGTTCCCTTTCTTTGAATCACAAGCAATATGGATAGCTCAGCTACTGTCTGGGAAAAGAACATTACCATcattccatgacatgatgcaatCCATTAAAGACTTCTATCACTCCAGAGAGATTGCTGGCGTCCCAAAACACAATACTCACGATCTTGCCAATTTTGAG TACTGTGATAAATATGGAGATAATGTTGGGTTCCCGCACTTGGAAGAATGGAGGAAAGAGCTATGCATATCGGCCATAGTAAAGGCCGAGGTGGACTTGGAGGGTTACAGGGATGCTTGGGACGACGTCGAGCTGCTGCAAGTGGCTCTTCAAAGCCCTCATTTCACTCAATTCCCTCGATCTACTTGA
- the LOC100265518 gene encoding flavin-containing monooxygenase FMO GS-OX-like 9, translating to MLSERKQSKYVCVIGAGPSGLVTTRELRKEGHCVVMMEQNHDVGGQWLYDPNVEGEDPLGRSKFLKVHSSIYASLRLASPREIVGFSDFPFVVKKGRDTRRFPGHRELLWYLEDFCEWFGLRETIRFNTKVEYVGMLDSDEVGGGLKWVVRSRDVKSEKVVEELFDAVVVATGQYSHPRLPSIKGMEAWKRKQMHSHIYRVPHPFHNEVVVVVGNAASGQDISIELVDVAKEIHLSAKSLDISEGLSRIISKHHNLHLHLQIESLHEDGRVVFVDGSWVVADTIIYCTGYSYSFPFLDTKGIVAVDDDRVGPLYEHTFPPSLAPSLSFVGIPRKILGFPFFESQAMWIAQLLSGRKTLPSFHDMMRSIEDFYQSRDAAGIPKHQTHDIADFEYFDKYGDNVGFPHTEEWRKKLLLSTVGNAQVNLETYRDSWYDHELLQVVLQSPLFTQSLQSPSQHLTV from the exons ATGCTTTCAGAGAGGAAGCAATCCAAATACGTATGCGTGATCGGGGCTGGTCCGTCGGGGCTGGTGACCACGAGGGAGCTAAGGAAGGAGGGCCACTGTGTGGTGATGATGGAGCAGAACCATGATGTTGGAGGGCAGTGGCTATATGACCCTAACGTTGAGGGCGAGGACCCTTTGGGGAGGAGTAAATTTTTGAAGGTCCATAGTAGCATCTATGCTTCTCTGAGGCTGGCTAGTCCTAGAGAGATCGTGGGGTTCAGTGATTTTCCATTTGTGGTGAAGAAAGGTAGGGACACGAGGAGGTTTCCTGGGCACAGGGAACTTCTATGGTACCTTGAGGACTTTTGTGAATGGTTTGGGCTGAGGGAGACGATAAGGTTCAATACTAAGGTGGAGTATGTGGGGATGTTGGATTCAGATGAAGTAGGTGGAGGTTTGAAGTGGGTTGTGAGGAGCAGAGACGTCAAGTCTGAAAAGGTGGTGGAGGAGCTGTTTGATGCTGTGGTTGTGGCCACAGGCCAGTACTCTCACCCTAGGTTGCCTTCCATTAAAG GAATGGAAGCATGGAAGAGGAAGCAAATGCATAGTCACATCTACAGGGTCCCTCACCCATTTCACAATGAG GTAGTGGTGGTTGTAGGAAATGCAGCGAGTGGACAGGACATATCCATAGAGCTTGTGGATGTGGCAAAAGAAATCCATCTAAGTGCCAAATCTCTAGATATTTCTGAGGGTCTATCTAGAATTATTTCCAAACACCACAACTTGCATCTTCATCTGCAG ATTGAATCCCTTCATGAAGATGGACGAGTAGTATTTGTAGATGGGTCTTGGGTCGTGGCAGACACTATCATATACTGCACCGG GTATTCATATTCCTTCCCATTTCTTGACACCAAAGGAATAGTAGCAGTGGATGATGACAGAGTAGGCCCATTGTATGAGCATACCTTCCCTCCCTCCCTCGCACCCTCTCTATCTTTTGTGGGCATTCCCAGGAAG ATCCTAGGTTTCCCTTTCTTTGAATCACAAGCAATGTGGATAGCTCAGCTGCTGTCTGGGAGAAAAACATTACCATCATTCCATGATATGATGCGGTCCATTGAAGACTTCTATCAGTCAAGAGATGCCGCTGGCATTCCAAAGCATCAAACTCACGATATTGCAGATTTTGAG TACTTTGATAAATATGGAGACAATGTTGGGTTCCCACACACGGAagaatggaggaagaagctactCTTATCAACCGTAGGAAATGCCCAAGTCAACTTGGAGACTTACCGTGATTCTTGGTATGATCATGAGCTGTTGCAAGTGGTTCTTCAGAGCCCTCTTTTCACTCAATCCCTTCAATCCCCATCTCAGCATCTTACCGTATGA
- the LOC109121443 gene encoding flavin-containing monooxygenase FMO GS-OX-like 9 produces MAFTDDIPSMATSMVSERIQSKHVCVIGAGPSGLVAARELRKEGHSVVVMEQNHDIGGQWLYEPKVEGEDALGKSTFLKVHSSVYDSLRLFSPREIMGFSDFPFVVKKGRDMRRFPGHRELLLYLQDFCEWFGLREMMRFKTRVEYVGMLDSDQVGRDLKWVVESRDMESEKVSEEVFDAVVVATGHYSKPRLPSIKGMDVWKRKQMHSHMYRVPEPFRHEVVVIVGNSHSGEDVSIGLVEVAKEIHLSFKSLDLSEGLSKFISKHHNLHLHLQIESLHEDGRVVFVDGSWVMADTIIYCTGYSYSFPFLDTKGIVVVDDNRVGPLYEHTFPPLLAPSLSFVGIPRKIIAFPFFESQAIWIAQLLSGKKTLPSFHDMMHSIEDFYRSREIAGIPKRYTHELADFEYCDKYGDNVGFPHLEEWRKGLCVSAVLKAMANLETFRDSGDEDELLQVALQSPHFTQFPQSPSQHFTT; encoded by the exons ATGGCATTCACCGACGATATTCCATCAATGGCTACCAGTATGGTTTCGGAGAGAATTCAATCCAAGCATGTATGCGTGATCGGCGCTGGACCGTCAGGGCTGGTGGCCGCGAGGGAGCTAAGAAAAGAGGGTCACAGTGTGGTGGTGATGGAGCAAAACCATGATATTGGAGGGCAGTGGCTGTATGAACCCAAAGTGGAGGGTGAGGATGCTTTAGGGAAGAGTACATTTTTGAAGGTCCATAGCAGCGTCTATGACTCTCTGAGGCTGTTCTCTCCTAGAGAAATAATGGGGTTCAGTGATTTTCCATTTGTTGTAAAGAAAGGTAGGGACATGAGGAGATTTCCAGGGCACAGGGAGCTTCTCTTGTACCTGCAGGACTTTTGTGAATGGTTTGGGCTCAGGGAGATGATGAGGTTCAAGACAAGGGTAGAGTATGTGGGGATGCTGGATTCTGATCAAGTTGGCAGAGATTTGAAGTGGGTTGTGGAAAGCAGAGACATGGAGTCTGAAAAGGTGTCGGAGGAGGTGTTCGACGCGGTGGTGGTGGCAACCGGCCACTATTCTAAGCCTAGATTGCCTTCCATTAAAG GAATGGATGTATGGAAACGAAAGCAAATGCACAGTCACATGTACAGGGTTCCTGAGCCATTTCGCCATGAG GTGGTGGTGATAGTTGGAAACTCACATAGTGGAGAGGACGTATCCATAGGGCTTGTGGAAGTGGCAAAAGAAATACATCTGAGTTTCAAATCTCTTGATCTTTCTGAAGGTCTCTCTAAATTCATCTCCAAGCATCACAACTTGCACCTTCATTTGCAG ATTGAATCCCTTCATGAAGATGGACGAGTAGTATTTGTAGATGGCTCTTGGGTCATGGCAGACACCATCATATACTGCACTGG ATATTCATATTCCTTCCCATTTCTGGACACCAAAGGAATAGTAGTAGTGGATGATAACAGAGTAGGACCATTGTATGAGCACACCTTCCCTCCATTGCTAGCTCCTTCTCTATCTTTTGTCGGCATTCCTCGCAAG ATCATAGCGTTCCCTTTCTTTGAATCGCAAGCAATATGGATAGCTCAGCTGCTGTCTGGGAAAAAAACACTACCCTcattccatgacatgatgcactCCATTGAAGACTTCTATCGATCAAGAGAGATTGCTGGCATCCCAAAGCGTTACACTCATGAGCTTGCCGATTTTGAG TACTGTGATAAATATGGAGACAATGTTGGGTTCCCACACTTGGAAGAATGGAGGAAAGGGCTATGCGTATCGGCCGTGCTAAAGGCCATGGCCAACTTGGAGACTTTTCGTGATTCTGGGGATGAAGATGAGCTGCTGCAAGTGGCTCTTCAAAGCCCTCATTTCACTCAATTTCCTCAGTCTCCGTCTCAACATTTTACTACATGA